From a region of the Methanolinea sp. genome:
- a CDS encoding type II/IV secretion system ATPase subunit, giving the protein MHKIRAGGERVKGLEWVRGAVKEKENGDGNAGSPLSWLSGLFRESREAAIPPGSADDVPPPDATPLPGERLVDRYWLKKGFSYALVVENDLFDLLYRIVEPPVSFQERLLLEEVHTYLRDVVVFESLRKKGEVRLVFPEVRGAVHRFSPGMPDERVSVLFYYLERNLQGYGPIDPLMHDRFIEDITCNGAGSPVYIYHNEFGSVPTTLSFTGEELNRFVLKLSQKADKQVSIASPLLDAPLPDGSRAQITYTDVVSSKGSSFTIRRFKTDPMTPVDLIRYGTYSPEILAFIWLAVENRKSMIIVGGTASGKTSTMNAISYYIPLTAKIVSLEDTREIQLPHKNWLPTKTRETTGHAVKGDIDLFSLLRSSLRQRPEYIIVGEVRGPEAQTLFQAMNTGHTTYSTLHAGSVDESINRLVNPPINVPRAMFGALDLMVVQLLQYREGKAIRRCASLNEISVDRNDAIQSHELYTWYPRTDRFQRNFNHSRVLDSIGYARGWSRSEVEEQLAIRKHLLELMARKGITRSAEVSGVFNLIRKSERITPEDMAEEMAGGSS; this is encoded by the coding sequence ATCCACAAGATACGGGCAGGAGGAGAGAGAGTGAAAGGCCTGGAGTGGGTTCGGGGAGCTGTGAAGGAGAAAGAGAACGGAGACGGGAATGCAGGTTCCCCGCTTTCATGGCTTTCCGGTCTCTTCCGGGAGAGCAGGGAGGCGGCAATTCCTCCCGGATCAGCCGATGATGTACCACCTCCCGATGCCACCCCCCTCCCCGGTGAGCGCCTGGTCGACCGTTACTGGCTGAAGAAGGGGTTCTCCTACGCCCTGGTAGTGGAAAACGACCTCTTCGACCTCCTGTACCGGATCGTTGAGCCACCGGTCAGCTTCCAGGAACGGCTGCTCCTTGAAGAAGTGCACACCTACCTCCGCGACGTGGTGGTCTTCGAATCGCTTCGCAAGAAAGGTGAGGTCCGGCTGGTTTTCCCCGAGGTCCGGGGCGCCGTGCACCGGTTCTCGCCGGGCATGCCGGACGAACGGGTCTCGGTGCTCTTCTACTACCTGGAGCGGAACCTCCAGGGATACGGCCCCATCGACCCGCTGATGCACGACCGGTTCATCGAGGATATCACCTGCAACGGTGCCGGAAGCCCTGTGTACATTTACCACAACGAGTTCGGATCGGTGCCGACAACCCTCTCTTTCACCGGTGAGGAACTCAACCGGTTTGTCCTGAAGCTCTCCCAGAAAGCGGACAAGCAGGTCTCGATCGCCTCACCCCTCCTCGATGCCCCCCTCCCGGACGGATCCCGGGCCCAGATCACCTATACCGACGTGGTCTCATCAAAGGGAAGCTCCTTCACCATCCGGCGGTTCAAGACCGACCCGATGACCCCTGTGGACCTGATCCGCTACGGGACCTACAGCCCCGAGATCCTGGCCTTCATCTGGCTTGCCGTGGAGAACCGGAAAAGCATGATCATAGTGGGAGGAACGGCGAGCGGGAAGACATCCACCATGAACGCTATCTCCTACTACATCCCTCTCACCGCAAAGATCGTCTCGCTCGAGGATACGCGGGAGATCCAGCTCCCGCACAAGAACTGGCTCCCCACGAAGACGCGGGAGACCACGGGGCACGCGGTCAAGGGGGATATCGACCTCTTCTCCCTGCTGCGGTCTTCCCTCCGCCAGCGACCGGAATACATCATCGTAGGTGAGGTCAGGGGGCCCGAGGCCCAGACCCTATTCCAGGCCATGAACACCGGGCATACCACCTACTCCACCCTGCACGCCGGCAGCGTGGACGAGTCCATCAACCGGCTGGTCAACCCGCCCATCAACGTCCCGCGGGCCATGTTCGGTGCGCTGGACCTGATGGTGGTCCAGCTCCTGCAGTACAGGGAGGGCAAGGCCATCCGGCGCTGTGCATCCCTCAATGAGATCTCGGTTGACCGGAACGATGCCATCCAGTCCCATGAGCTCTACACCTGGTATCCGCGGACCGACCGGTTCCAGCGGAACTTCAACCATTCCCGCGTATTGGACAGCATCGGCTACGCACGGGGATGGTCCCGGAGCGAGGTCGAGGAGCAGCTGGCCATCCGCAAGCACCTGCTCGAGCTGATGGCCCGCAAGGGGATTACCCGTTCCGCCGAGGTGAGCGGAGTCTTCAACCTGATCCGGAAATCGGAACGGATCACTCCCGAAGATATGGCAGAGGAGATGGCCGGTGGCAGCAGCTGA
- a CDS encoding tetratricopeptide repeat protein: protein MTGKKGLAAVLKSQGDESAKSGDFDQAIRYYLKALDLDPSYKAAWNNLGYSYVKSGRDRDAERCREKIRELKTSGVTESESFSGSTPGGSHTSEPSGRETTSVEEPAGLSADGLLARLGLLHQEKSPRPEGTGQGIATVAVPVEKGRGERLWKRLKHSSSGPHEADGYEGSRGEQVSSEAAPARGLWKRLKHSSSGPHEADGYEGSHGDQVSTEAVPARGLWKRLKHSSSGPHEADGYEGSHGEQVSTEAAPAQGFWKRLKQSGGSTDQDEKKETGVPGSGSARASDTALSPGRGPGILTGLKSLAGGKSREGLTATKKEQLLPDNGADTVLDALSMEGGEVYRFQGGRSVCTIKNCGQLVDGFDRVLEQRPELSAGFRGIALYSLGRYQEALEDFDRELGRDPGSAGIWILRAWVLSRVGREEEALYSCKQALSLDRDNFDAWRQQGFVLQNLGREQEALHALDRALSLNPHSAEIWVARGRILHSLSRDHEALQSYDRALAIDPRSSDLWLSRARSLARLGREEEALGSLEQGIAANPGNPSLFICQGRIFHALRRFGEALTAYDRALTIQPDDGRTWEAMGDVLHELGKFRDEAAAYDRAIALNTGNMSLYEKRGEAFARSGMYSEATRDFRKVMEHQPGNIAFIQRLGRVLADAGRVEEALEIFKPLLESPAGGKEMLKARGEAFLALGRSREALAAFRKAVSLDPGDAEAQQGFRNAEAALGTGQPEGPGTPAVESTRYGQEERE, encoded by the coding sequence ATGACAGGTAAGAAAGGTCTTGCCGCTGTCCTGAAGTCACAGGGCGACGAATCGGCAAAAAGCGGCGATTTTGACCAGGCAATCAGATACTACCTGAAGGCACTCGATCTGGACCCTTCCTATAAAGCGGCCTGGAACAACCTCGGGTATTCCTACGTAAAGTCCGGCAGGGACAGGGATGCCGAGCGGTGCAGGGAGAAGATCAGGGAGCTGAAGACTTCCGGGGTAACGGAGAGCGAATCTTTTTCGGGATCAACACCGGGTGGTTCACATACATCGGAGCCTTCGGGGAGAGAGACCACATCGGTTGAAGAACCTGCCGGTCTGTCGGCAGACGGGCTCCTGGCCAGGCTCGGCTTGCTGCATCAGGAAAAATCACCCCGACCCGAAGGAACAGGACAGGGCATCGCCACGGTTGCAGTCCCCGTGGAGAAAGGGAGGGGGGAGCGGCTCTGGAAGAGGTTGAAACATTCCTCTTCGGGTCCGCATGAAGCGGATGGCTACGAAGGCAGCCGCGGGGAGCAGGTATCCAGCGAAGCAGCTCCTGCCCGGGGGCTCTGGAAGAGGCTGAAACATTCCTCTTCGGGTCCGCATGAAGCGGATGGTTACGAAGGCAGCCACGGGGATCAGGTATCCACTGAGGCAGTACCTGCCCGGGGGCTCTGGAAGAGGCTGAAACATTCCTCTTCGGGTCCGCATGAAGCGGATGGTTACGAAGGCAGCCACGGGGAGCAGGTATCCACTGAGGCAGCTCCTGCCCAGGGGTTCTGGAAGAGGCTGAAACAATCTGGAGGATCTACCGATCAGGATGAAAAGAAGGAGACCGGGGTTCCCGGTAGCGGATCGGCACGGGCCTCCGATACGGCCCTGTCCCCGGGAAGGGGTCCCGGTATCCTCACCGGGCTGAAGTCGCTGGCCGGTGGAAAGTCCCGGGAAGGTCTGACAGCCACGAAAAAAGAGCAACTTCTGCCCGATAATGGGGCGGATACCGTGCTCGATGCCCTCAGCATGGAGGGTGGCGAAGTCTACCGTTTCCAGGGAGGGCGAAGTGTCTGCACCATCAAGAACTGCGGCCAGCTGGTTGACGGGTTCGACCGGGTGCTCGAGCAGCGTCCGGAACTCTCGGCAGGGTTCCGGGGAATCGCCCTGTACTCCCTCGGACGCTACCAGGAAGCGCTCGAGGATTTTGACCGGGAACTGGGTCGTGACCCCGGGTCCGCAGGAATCTGGATCCTCCGGGCCTGGGTGCTCTCCCGGGTGGGGAGGGAGGAGGAGGCCCTGTATTCCTGCAAGCAGGCACTAAGCCTCGACCGGGACAACTTCGATGCCTGGCGGCAGCAGGGATTCGTGCTCCAGAACCTGGGGCGCGAACAGGAGGCACTTCATGCCCTGGACCGGGCCCTGTCGCTCAACCCGCATTCGGCCGAGATCTGGGTCGCCCGGGGCCGGATCCTCCATAGCCTCTCGCGGGACCACGAGGCCCTCCAGTCCTATGACCGGGCTCTTGCCATCGACCCGCGATCATCGGATCTCTGGCTTTCCCGGGCACGGTCGCTCGCCAGGCTCGGGAGGGAAGAAGAGGCCCTTGGCTCCCTTGAGCAGGGGATTGCCGCGAACCCCGGCAACCCCTCGCTCTTCATCTGCCAGGGGAGGATATTTCATGCACTGCGCAGGTTTGGCGAGGCCCTGACCGCGTACGATCGGGCCCTGACCATACAGCCAGATGACGGCCGGACCTGGGAAGCCATGGGGGATGTGCTGCACGAGCTTGGAAAGTTCCGGGACGAGGCCGCGGCATATGACCGGGCGATCGCCCTCAATACCGGAAACATGTCTCTCTACGAGAAGAGGGGGGAGGCCTTTGCCCGGAGCGGAATGTATTCGGAAGCCACCCGCGATTTCCGGAAAGTTATGGAGCACCAGCCTGGCAACATCGCCTTCATCCAACGCCTGGGAAGGGTACTTGCCGATGCTGGAAGGGTAGAAGAGGCCCTTGAGATCTTCAAGCCCCTCCTGGAATCTCCTGCAGGAGGAAAGGAGATGCTGAAGGCCCGGGGAGAGGCGTTCCTTGCGCTTGGCCGCTCACGCGAGGCTTTGGCCGCGTTCCGGAAGGCTGTCTCCCTCGACCCCGGCGATGCTGAAGCGCAGCAGGGTTTCCGAAACGCTGAAGCAGCACTCGGAACCGGTCAACCGGAAGGACCGGGGACGCCTGCCGTAGAATCCACAAGATACGGGCAGGAGGAGAGAGAGTGA
- a CDS encoding sugar phosphate isomerase/epimerase codes for MTELGCSTWCLLNHDLADVLDILSARTGTVEILSDARHDLLACSEACSSFDLRYTVHSPTTDINIASYREPIRQASLNLLREVCREAGGINAGCVVVHPGFSPWLGMRDQSYEALRASLRDLAAIQEEYGVPVAIENMGAWQVCHFKDPSFLPVLEEEGLSFCLDIGHANVNGLLKKFLAAGNPLHVHLHDNNGYSDEHLALGTGCIDFSRVFPRLPSEATWIIEVEKLEAFDESVRFMAQNRRWRRDMNLQPKG; via the coding sequence ATGACGGAGTTAGGGTGCTCGACCTGGTGCCTCTTGAACCACGATCTGGCCGATGTCCTGGATATCCTCTCGGCCCGTACCGGAACCGTGGAGATCCTCTCGGATGCCAGGCACGATCTCCTTGCCTGTTCAGAAGCCTGCTCCTCCTTTGACCTCCGCTACACCGTCCACTCCCCGACAACCGATATCAACATCGCCAGTTACCGGGAGCCGATCCGGCAGGCTTCGCTGAACCTTCTCCGGGAGGTATGCAGGGAGGCGGGCGGGATCAATGCCGGATGCGTGGTTGTGCACCCGGGGTTCTCTCCATGGCTCGGGATGCGTGACCAGTCTTATGAGGCTTTGAGGGCTTCCCTCCGGGATCTTGCGGCAATCCAAGAAGAGTATGGCGTACCGGTCGCCATCGAGAACATGGGGGCCTGGCAGGTCTGCCATTTTAAGGACCCCTCCTTCCTGCCGGTCCTGGAGGAAGAAGGGCTTTCTTTCTGCCTGGATATCGGCCATGCCAATGTCAACGGGCTGCTGAAGAAGTTCCTCGCTGCCGGAAATCCACTCCACGTCCATCTTCACGACAACAACGGATACTCCGATGAACATCTGGCCCTGGGGACCGGGTGTATCGATTTTTCCCGTGTGTTCCCCAGGCTTCCCAGCGAGGCCACATGGATCATCGAAGTGGAGAAACTGGAAGCATTTGATGAGAGTGTCCGGTTCATGGCGCAAAACAGGAGATGGCGGAGAGATATGAATCTTCAACCGAAGGGTTAA
- a CDS encoding ABC transporter ATP-binding protein, whose product MIKIRDVDLDYGAQAVLREVSFQSGTGEFLGIIGPNGSGKTTLLKAISRIVPPSRGVILLDDRALGEFSSLELSREVAVVPQASEPGFDFTVRDVVLMGRYPHIGRFGREKDEDREICRNAMETTGITHLADRSVRAISGGELQRVIIARALAQQPRILLLDEPTAHLDLGQQVSILHAMKDLSHRIAVLGVFHDLNYAAHFCDRLILLHNHRILVMGSPEEVLTRDAIRTAFGIDVIVRKNPFTGRPVISPLTRPENGQGKGGRVHVICGGGEGSDLLQGLFTAGYQVTAGVLSVNDSDYRTARMLGIPCISEPPFSPVSTGSMGELALVLDETNVVVLTRGLWGAGNIGNLRVLESAKVGGIVILDSHQKEGEEWDFTGGEAAAALERLAANGAVITEDVRSTMSAVAGIIGRSS is encoded by the coding sequence ATGATAAAAATCCGGGATGTGGACCTTGATTACGGGGCGCAGGCAGTGTTGCGGGAGGTCTCGTTCCAGAGCGGGACAGGAGAGTTCCTCGGAATCATCGGCCCCAACGGGTCGGGAAAGACCACGCTCTTAAAGGCGATCTCCCGCATCGTCCCTCCTTCGAGAGGCGTCATCCTTCTCGATGACCGGGCACTCGGCGAGTTTTCCTCCCTTGAACTGTCGCGGGAAGTCGCTGTCGTCCCCCAGGCGTCCGAACCGGGGTTCGACTTCACGGTAAGGGATGTGGTGCTGATGGGGCGCTATCCCCATATCGGGAGGTTTGGGCGGGAGAAAGACGAAGACCGGGAGATTTGCCGGAACGCCATGGAGACGACCGGCATAACCCACCTAGCAGACCGGTCCGTCCGGGCTATCAGTGGTGGGGAACTCCAGCGGGTTATCATCGCCCGTGCCCTTGCCCAGCAGCCCCGCATCCTTCTCCTCGACGAACCTACCGCCCACCTCGACCTCGGGCAGCAGGTGAGCATCCTCCATGCCATGAAGGACCTGTCACACCGGATCGCCGTCCTCGGGGTCTTCCATGACCTGAACTATGCCGCCCATTTCTGCGACCGCCTCATCCTCCTCCACAATCACCGGATCCTGGTAATGGGCAGCCCTGAAGAGGTGCTTACCCGTGACGCAATCCGGACCGCGTTCGGGATCGACGTTATTGTCCGGAAGAACCCGTTCACCGGCCGCCCGGTCATCTCCCCTCTCACGAGGCCGGAGAACGGCCAGGGGAAGGGCGGGAGAGTGCATGTCATCTGCGGTGGCGGAGAGGGGTCTGACCTGCTGCAGGGCCTCTTCACTGCAGGCTACCAGGTGACCGCCGGGGTGCTCTCGGTAAACGACTCCGATTACCGGACCGCACGAATGCTCGGGATCCCATGCATCTCCGAGCCGCCCTTCAGCCCGGTTTCCACCGGTTCCATGGGTGAACTTGCCCTGGTGCTCGATGAGACAAACGTGGTGGTCCTGACCCGCGGGTTGTGGGGAGCAGGGAACATCGGGAACCTCCGCGTCCTCGAATCGGCGAAAGTCGGGGGTATCGTGATTCTCGACAGCCACCAGAAAGAAGGCGAGGAATGGGACTTTACCGGTGGCGAAGCCGCAGCAGCCCTGGAGCGACTGGCGGCAAACGGGGCCGTCATCACAGAGGATGTCCGCTCGACTATGAGTGCCGTTGCCGGGATTATCGGGAGAAGTTCATGA
- a CDS encoding iron chelate uptake ABC transporter family permease subunit yields the protein MQKRGLFLVPLSLAVVASVLVCTAIGPAGTPFLGLAWDETSSIILFSVRLPRVIAALLVGAGLAAAGVVMQGLFRNSMADPYLLGTSSGGALGAAIAIVFLAGAFHWVLAFVGCIVATFLVYGISRKGGRIPVEQLLLTGIAVSLFLSAILSFLMYTAGESLHQIFLWLMGGFWSTSWNDVWIGLLIVPASLSLFLFSRELNIFAFGEEDALHLGVDTEFLKRSLLLASSFITGLAVAIAGSIGFIGLITPHLVRLVAGPDHRILLPASMMTGGILLVFSDTLARTVGNEVPVGVVTAFFGAPFFIFLLKRRYMK from the coding sequence ATGCAGAAACGTGGGTTGTTCCTCGTCCCCCTCTCCCTGGCGGTGGTGGCAAGCGTCCTGGTCTGCACCGCAATCGGACCGGCGGGTACCCCTTTCCTGGGCCTGGCATGGGATGAGACCTCCTCGATCATCCTTTTTTCCGTGAGACTCCCCCGGGTGATTGCTGCCCTGCTGGTCGGGGCCGGCCTTGCCGCGGCAGGTGTGGTGATGCAGGGATTGTTCCGCAATTCGATGGCCGACCCCTACCTCCTCGGGACCTCCTCAGGCGGTGCGCTCGGGGCGGCGATTGCTATTGTTTTTCTGGCCGGCGCGTTCCACTGGGTGCTCGCCTTCGTAGGCTGCATCGTGGCCACGTTCCTTGTCTACGGGATTTCCCGAAAGGGAGGGAGAATCCCGGTAGAACAGCTCCTTCTCACCGGGATTGCCGTCTCCCTGTTCCTTTCGGCAATCCTTTCATTCCTGATGTATACCGCTGGAGAGAGTCTCCACCAGATCTTTCTCTGGCTGATGGGCGGATTCTGGAGTACCTCATGGAATGACGTATGGATAGGACTCCTGATCGTTCCCGCTTCGCTCTCGCTCTTTCTCTTCTCCAGGGAGCTGAACATCTTCGCCTTTGGTGAGGAGGATGCCCTCCACCTTGGCGTGGACACCGAGTTCCTGAAGAGATCGCTTTTACTGGCAAGCTCGTTCATCACCGGCCTTGCCGTTGCCATCGCCGGCAGCATCGGGTTCATCGGGCTGATCACCCCCCACCTGGTGCGCCTGGTGGCCGGACCGGACCACCGGATCCTCCTGCCGGCATCAATGATGACCGGCGGAATCCTGCTGGTCTTTTCCGACACCCTGGCCCGGACGGTTGGCAACGAGGTTCCCGTCGGGGTGGTTACTGCATTTTTCGGCGCCCCGTTCTTCATCTTCCTCCTCAAGCGGAGGTACATGAAATGA
- a CDS encoding cobalamin-binding protein, whose protein sequence is MHVSKRHITLTIVLFVGFIVLPATAVALTDDMGTAVIINGTPQRIISLSPSNTEILYALGLGDRIIGVTEYCNYPPEALEKPKIGGYNTVNIEKVIALKPDLILASYGNGEEILENLRMLGYPVVALHPRTLADVLDNIRLVGKAAGAEANAAALAGGLEQRINAVEERAGMASERPTVAHVIWNDPIYVSGKGTFQDELIMKAGGENAFPGVEGWKNIGIEDFIHADPDVLIVNAGSGMGGGEDAIARFFRNEPRFAGVTAIKENRISIVDSDTVDRAGPRIVDALEMFAAAIHPELFGNDTPVMTPTQGARVPGFGMLIACMACIGAGLIAMRKGF, encoded by the coding sequence ATGCATGTATCAAAACGGCACATTACACTCACCATCGTACTTTTTGTCGGTTTTATTGTATTGCCAGCCACCGCCGTCGCCCTCACCGACGACATGGGCACCGCGGTGATCATCAACGGCACACCGCAGCGGATCATCTCCCTCTCCCCGTCAAACACCGAGATCCTCTACGCTCTCGGCCTGGGTGACCGCATCATCGGTGTCACCGAGTACTGCAACTACCCCCCTGAAGCGCTGGAGAAACCGAAGATCGGAGGATACAACACGGTGAATATCGAGAAGGTCATCGCGCTCAAGCCAGACCTTATCCTCGCCAGTTACGGCAACGGCGAGGAGATCCTGGAAAACCTGCGTATGCTCGGCTATCCCGTCGTCGCCCTGCACCCCCGAACGCTCGCTGACGTGCTGGATAATATCCGGCTGGTCGGCAAGGCTGCCGGCGCGGAGGCTAACGCCGCCGCTCTTGCAGGAGGCCTTGAACAGCGCATCAATGCCGTGGAGGAGCGGGCCGGCATGGCATCGGAGCGCCCCACCGTTGCCCACGTGATCTGGAACGATCCCATTTACGTGAGCGGGAAAGGCACCTTCCAGGACGAGTTGATCATGAAGGCTGGGGGAGAGAACGCCTTCCCCGGGGTTGAGGGATGGAAGAACATCGGCATCGAGGACTTCATCCACGCCGACCCTGACGTTCTCATCGTGAACGCGGGCTCCGGCATGGGAGGAGGAGAGGATGCGATTGCCCGGTTCTTCCGAAACGAACCGCGGTTTGCCGGGGTTACCGCCATCAAAGAAAACCGGATCTCCATCGTAGATTCGGATACGGTGGACCGCGCCGGCCCGCGTATCGTGGATGCACTGGAAATGTTTGCGGCGGCCATTCACCCGGAGTTGTTTGGGAACGATACACCGGTTATGACGCCGACGCAGGGAGCCCGGGTGCCCGGGTTCGGGATGCTGATCGCATGCATGGCCTGCATCGGTGCAGGCCTGATCGCCATGAGGAAGGGGTTCTGA
- a CDS encoding type IV pilin N-terminal domain-containing protein: protein MKRRNTDAVSPVVGVMLMLVVTIIIAAVVSAFAGGLASDTSKAPQASLSVVAVIKDIQDTNKTNWDPNYPDDFTAKNGLLFEHMGGDAFALSDISIQLQSRDAKYTISTYDKIPTTNCLPNDVESYIMEIGDSDGFITPGDKFMLYADNCRIDDHSGFNNAAQISWKPEGAAGGMGLYLNTKAEYKVINKASGKVIQSGTVVLV, encoded by the coding sequence ATGAAGAGGAGGAATACTGATGCAGTATCTCCTGTCGTCGGCGTTATGCTGATGCTCGTCGTGACTATCATCATTGCTGCAGTTGTGAGTGCCTTCGCAGGAGGCCTCGCATCAGACACGAGTAAGGCTCCGCAGGCGTCACTCTCGGTTGTCGCGGTGATAAAAGATATCCAGGACACCAACAAGACCAATTGGGACCCAAATTATCCTGATGATTTCACCGCCAAGAACGGGTTGCTCTTCGAACACATGGGTGGCGATGCCTTCGCCCTCTCTGATATTTCCATCCAGTTGCAGAGCCGTGATGCAAAGTATACCATAAGCACATATGACAAGATCCCGACAACGAACTGTCTTCCCAATGATGTGGAGTCCTACATCATGGAGATCGGTGATAGCGACGGGTTCATCACTCCGGGCGACAAGTTCATGCTCTATGCAGATAATTGCCGCATTGATGATCACTCTGGTTTCAACAATGCAGCCCAGATCTCCTGGAAACCCGAAGGCGCTGCTGGCGGGATGGGACTTTACCTGAACACGAAGGCGGAGTATAAGGTCATCAACAAAGCGAGCGGGAAGGTTATCCAATCGGGAACTGTTGTTCTGGTATAA